The following coding sequences are from one Streptomyces sp. NBC_00536 window:
- a CDS encoding HAD family hydrolase encodes MTRTPLPAVLPAVLFDAADTLLELAPAFPELLSVSWLGAEGAPSAQDVREALWAIGAEGHWPDDEADPDARLTMWTAFFQDALRRAGGADSHPAALRAARHALDPANYRLYSDVLPCLDALRAAGHQLALVSNFDGWLREILTAHRLTDRFDEIVISSEVGHEKPHPEIFALTCRRLQRPPEECVFIGDSLVVDIDGAREAGMHPLLIDRYARFPDHPGPRITSLETLVDLVAQLPLAVPENAR; translated from the coding sequence ATGACCCGCACCCCCCTGCCCGCCGTACTGCCCGCCGTACTGTTCGACGCAGCCGACACCCTGCTCGAACTCGCCCCCGCCTTCCCCGAACTGCTCTCCGTCTCCTGGCTCGGCGCCGAGGGAGCCCCCTCGGCGCAGGACGTCCGCGAGGCACTGTGGGCCATCGGCGCGGAGGGCCACTGGCCCGACGACGAGGCCGACCCGGACGCCCGGCTGACCATGTGGACCGCGTTCTTCCAGGACGCCCTGCGCCGCGCGGGCGGCGCCGACTCCCACCCGGCCGCCCTGCGCGCGGCCCGCCATGCCCTGGACCCCGCGAACTACCGCCTGTATTCCGACGTCCTGCCCTGCCTCGACGCGCTCCGGGCCGCCGGCCACCAACTCGCCCTGGTGTCCAACTTCGACGGATGGCTGCGCGAGATCCTCACGGCGCACCGGCTCACCGACCGCTTCGACGAGATCGTCATCAGCAGCGAGGTCGGCCACGAGAAGCCGCACCCCGAGATCTTCGCCCTGACCTGCCGCAGGCTCCAACGGCCCCCGGAGGAATGCGTGTTCATCGGGGACTCGCTCGTCGTCGACATCGACGGCGCCCGGGAGGCCGGCATGCACCCCCTCCTCATCGACCGCTACGCCCGCTTTCCCGACCACCCCGGCCCCCGGATCACCTCGCTGGAGACGCTCGTGGACCTCGTGGCCCAACTGCCGCTCGCCGTACCGGAGAACGCACGATGA
- a CDS encoding erythromycin esterase family protein, with product MSAYQQTIGRRGLLAATAGLAATALLAPAAAAATGTGTATGPATAADGGQAAAIRALERAAQPLRSTEPGGRTTDLRALSAMIGDAQVVGLGEATHGSHEFFAMKERVFRHLVEEQGFTTFALEMSWTAGLRIDEYLQGGAGDARRIAGETLAGSPWEREEFVSLIAWMRWYNDRHPGRKVHFMGNDIGAPRLGDAAFERVLSHARTSHPQDVARLEGLYAGLRPLDDAFAYLRTPVADRRAKAATAQQALDLVTAHENAGDDACAWAAQHARNIAQTFAFASLDLSDPQSVSAAEHLRDRVMADNTTWWHRRTGHKMLLSAHNGHVGYLSTDPVMYPTTQGVFLRNALGRGYAAIGFTFGRGSFLTSTSFDGTWSKVTVPAATPDMQEYTLGRVRHRDYYLDLRTLGAAGRSWLDTARPVHDAGSTYTNDPMPTLAIGRAYDVLIHLDQVHEATKL from the coding sequence ATGAGCGCGTACCAGCAGACGATCGGCCGACGGGGGCTGCTCGCGGCGACGGCCGGGCTCGCGGCCACCGCCCTGCTCGCCCCGGCGGCCGCCGCCGCGACCGGCACCGGAACCGCCACCGGCCCGGCGACGGCCGCGGACGGCGGGCAGGCCGCCGCGATCCGGGCCCTGGAGCGCGCCGCCCAGCCCCTGCGGTCGACGGAACCCGGCGGCCGCACCACCGACTTGCGGGCACTGAGCGCCATGATCGGCGACGCCCAGGTGGTCGGGCTGGGCGAGGCCACCCACGGCTCGCACGAGTTCTTCGCCATGAAGGAACGCGTCTTCCGCCACCTCGTCGAGGAACAGGGCTTCACCACCTTCGCCCTGGAGATGAGCTGGACGGCGGGTCTGCGCATCGACGAGTACCTCCAGGGCGGCGCGGGTGACGCCCGGCGGATCGCCGGGGAGACACTGGCCGGATCCCCCTGGGAGCGCGAGGAGTTCGTCAGTCTCATCGCCTGGATGCGCTGGTACAACGACCGGCACCCCGGCCGCAAGGTCCACTTCATGGGCAACGACATCGGAGCGCCCCGGCTCGGCGACGCCGCCTTCGAGCGGGTCCTGTCCCACGCCCGCACGAGCCACCCGCAGGACGTCGCGCGCCTCGAAGGGCTGTACGCGGGCCTGCGCCCCCTCGACGACGCCTTCGCCTACCTGCGTACCCCGGTCGCCGACCGCCGGGCCAAAGCCGCCACCGCCCAGCAGGCTCTCGATCTGGTCACGGCGCACGAGAACGCCGGTGACGACGCCTGCGCCTGGGCCGCCCAGCACGCCCGCAACATCGCCCAGACCTTCGCCTTCGCCTCCCTCGACCTGTCCGATCCGCAGTCGGTGTCCGCCGCGGAACACCTGCGGGACCGGGTCATGGCCGACAACACCACGTGGTGGCACCGCCGCACCGGCCACAAGATGCTGCTGTCCGCCCACAACGGCCACGTGGGGTACCTGTCCACGGACCCGGTGATGTACCCGACCACGCAGGGCGTCTTCCTGCGCAACGCGCTCGGCCGCGGTTACGCCGCCATCGGATTCACCTTCGGCCGCGGGTCGTTCCTCACGTCGACCTCCTTCGACGGCACCTGGAGCAAGGTCACCGTCCCGGCGGCCACCCCCGACATGCAGGAGTACACCCTCGGCCGGGTCCGCCACCGCGACTACTACCTCGACCTGCGCACGCTGGGGGCGGCGGGCCGTAGCTGGCTCGACACGGCCCGCCCGGTCCACGATGCCGGCTCGACGTACACGAACGACCCGATGCCCACGCTCGCGATCGGCCGGGCCTACGACGTCCTCATCCACCTCGACCAGGTCCACGAAGCCACCAAGCTCTGA
- a CDS encoding cupin domain-containing protein, giving the protein MPFIRSDEAVVHEIHGGRFVSYVRTDTGSRDLAAWRVEIPAAMVAPAHTISAEETFYVLSGRLRLTIDGDSAELGAGDAAVAPAGSTLGVANTTDEPAHMWVTTRAGLTAKLADGATITPPWAQ; this is encoded by the coding sequence ATGCCGTTCATCCGCAGTGACGAGGCCGTGGTGCACGAGATCCACGGTGGCCGGTTCGTTTCCTACGTCCGCACGGACACCGGCAGCCGCGACCTCGCCGCCTGGCGCGTCGAGATCCCGGCCGCGATGGTGGCTCCGGCCCACACGATCAGCGCCGAGGAGACCTTCTACGTCCTCTCCGGCCGCCTCCGGCTCACCATCGACGGTGACAGCGCCGAACTCGGCGCCGGTGACGCGGCGGTGGCGCCGGCCGGCTCCACGCTCGGGGTCGCCAACACCACCGACGAGCCCGCCCACATGTGGGTCACCACCCGCGCCGGGCTCACCGCGAAACTGGCCGACGGCGCCACCATCACACCGCCCTGGGCCCAGTAG
- a CDS encoding agmatine deiminase family protein, with product MPFPPPTRRTALRTLAGIGAVVAGASACGPSASGARAGAVAAPSPTAAAGGGRRLGAEWESHTRTFMAWPALSSVWKEDLSYVREDIARIARAVGDYEAVVMMARPDQVDAAQRACGARVEVIPLAVDDLWARDTVPVFVEQGGKLIGVDFNFNGWGNKQEHKNDGAVGRTLLQKYGIPRVQAPLVAEGGSIETDGEGTLLITESSIVNDNRNRGKNRDAVEADLKATLGVQKVVWLAGVRGQDITDAHVDSLVRFTAPGVVLLDRAHPDTPPDSWSRSADQAKSVLSKATDAHGRRFEIIDLPQPDLNRIKGAGDDFVSTYANFYVANDAVFMPKFGDTKADDRARGILQDHFPKRDVVPVSIDTIASGGGGIHCSTHDQPGKPAA from the coding sequence GTGCCCTTTCCGCCCCCCACCCGCCGGACCGCCCTTCGCACCCTCGCCGGAATCGGCGCCGTCGTCGCGGGCGCCTCGGCCTGCGGCCCCTCCGCCTCCGGAGCGCGGGCCGGAGCCGTTGCCGCGCCCTCCCCGACCGCGGCGGCGGGTGGCGGGCGCCGCCTGGGCGCCGAGTGGGAGAGCCACACCCGCACCTTCATGGCCTGGCCCGCACTCAGCTCCGTCTGGAAGGAGGACCTGAGTTACGTGCGCGAGGACATCGCACGGATCGCGCGGGCCGTCGGGGACTACGAGGCGGTGGTGATGATGGCCCGGCCGGACCAGGTGGACGCGGCCCAGCGGGCCTGCGGCGCCCGGGTCGAGGTCATCCCGCTGGCCGTGGACGACCTGTGGGCGCGCGACACCGTACCGGTCTTCGTCGAGCAGGGCGGCAAGCTCATCGGCGTCGACTTCAACTTCAACGGCTGGGGCAACAAACAGGAACACAAGAACGACGGAGCGGTCGGCCGCACCCTGCTCCAGAAGTACGGCATCCCCCGCGTCCAGGCCCCCCTCGTCGCCGAGGGCGGCTCCATCGAGACCGACGGCGAGGGCACCCTGCTGATCACCGAGAGCTCGATCGTCAACGACAACCGCAACCGCGGCAAGAACCGGGACGCGGTCGAGGCGGACCTCAAAGCCACCCTGGGCGTGCAGAAGGTGGTCTGGCTGGCCGGAGTGCGCGGCCAGGACATCACCGACGCCCACGTCGACAGCCTCGTACGCTTCACCGCCCCCGGCGTCGTCCTGCTGGACCGCGCCCACCCCGACACCCCGCCGGACTCCTGGTCCCGCTCCGCCGACCAGGCCAAATCCGTCCTCTCGAAGGCGACCGACGCCCACGGCCGCCGCTTCGAGATCATCGACCTCCCCCAGCCCGACCTCAACCGCATCAAGGGCGCGGGCGACGACTTCGTCTCCACCTACGCGAACTTCTACGTGGCCAACGACGCCGTCTTCATGCCCAAGTTCGGCGACACCAAAGCCGACGACCGCGCCCGCGGCATCCTCCAGGACCACTTCCCCAAGCGCGACGTCGTCCCGGTCTCCATCGACACGATCGCCTCCGGCGGCGGCGGCATCCACTGCTCCACCCACGACCAGCCCGGCAAACCCGCCGCCTGA
- a CDS encoding MarR family winged helix-turn-helix transcriptional regulator gives MDDALAFSALVLALSGQLVQEIHTRVIHQGFEDLRPAHGFAFARISHGDATTADLAEHLGVTKQAAAQLVEELVRKGYVERHPHPRDARARLLGLTGTGWAATRAADGAARAAVAPWRETLGEARFGALVADLTRITPPGPVRPAW, from the coding sequence ATGGATGACGCCCTCGCCTTCTCCGCACTCGTACTGGCCCTCTCCGGACAGCTGGTACAGGAGATCCACACCCGTGTGATCCACCAGGGGTTCGAGGACCTGCGACCAGCTCACGGCTTCGCCTTCGCCCGCATTTCCCACGGCGACGCCACCACGGCCGATCTGGCCGAACACCTGGGCGTGACCAAGCAGGCCGCCGCCCAGCTGGTCGAAGAGCTGGTCCGCAAGGGGTACGTGGAGCGGCATCCGCACCCGCGCGACGCCCGCGCCCGCCTCCTGGGGCTGACCGGGACCGGCTGGGCCGCCACGCGCGCCGCCGACGGGGCGGCCCGGGCCGCCGTCGCGCCGTGGCGGGAAACCCTGGGCGAGGCGCGCTTCGGCGCGCTCGTCGCCGACCTGACCCGCATCACACCGCCGGGCCCGGTCCGCCCCGCCTGGTGA
- a CDS encoding MFS transporter has translation MSGFAVRKLDIVSVTSLEKPNPKLTPLFKAPVFRRFFISRAISLIGDAVVPTALALSLVAREASAVWLGAMMAAAILPKVLLLALGGVAADRLPKRPLMAASSIVCGLTQIGTAAVFMAGLSLWWALACQAVFGMSMAIGYPATFGYLPHCVEPADLGAANALVGAWTGAASLLGPTVAAVSAALGPPSAALAADGASFLVSAALLAGLPRGEAGGPPQPAGAGLREGWQALRGLPWLLRMTVVDSLILLLVAAPFMVLGPGIVQHLSPNGWALLMVSFALGELLGSLACGRLRLRRPILTAALGLLAMGLPPLLLAAGAGVPALCAAQFLAGAGIAAYGVLVNTAIQQTVPADRLSRVGAISSIGSFAFLPLGYVLAPLLAGVVGPEPLLWIAAVWTLASVGALVSDRALREFGPRSPAETVRSGNEERESGEES, from the coding sequence ATGTCCGGGTTTGCGGTCCGAAAGCTCGACATCGTGTCGGTGACCAGCTTAGAGAAACCGAATCCGAAGTTAACACCCCTCTTCAAAGCCCCGGTATTCCGGCGCTTCTTCATCAGCCGGGCCATTTCCCTCATCGGTGACGCGGTCGTGCCGACCGCCCTGGCCCTCAGCCTCGTGGCGCGCGAGGCCTCCGCCGTCTGGCTCGGCGCCATGATGGCCGCGGCGATCCTGCCCAAGGTCCTCCTGCTGGCGCTCGGCGGAGTGGCCGCCGACCGGCTGCCCAAACGGCCCCTGATGGCCGCCTCCTCGATCGTGTGCGGGCTCACCCAGATCGGTACGGCCGCCGTCTTCATGGCCGGCCTGTCCCTGTGGTGGGCGCTCGCCTGCCAGGCCGTCTTCGGCATGTCGATGGCCATCGGATACCCGGCGACCTTCGGGTACCTGCCGCACTGCGTCGAGCCCGCGGACCTCGGCGCCGCCAACGCCCTGGTCGGCGCCTGGACCGGGGCCGCCTCCCTGCTGGGGCCCACCGTGGCCGCGGTGAGCGCGGCGCTCGGGCCGCCCTCCGCCGCGCTCGCCGCGGACGGGGCGTCCTTCCTGGTCAGCGCCGCACTCCTGGCAGGCCTGCCGCGCGGGGAGGCCGGCGGGCCGCCCCAGCCCGCGGGGGCCGGGCTGCGCGAGGGCTGGCAGGCGCTGCGCGGCCTGCCGTGGCTGCTGCGGATGACCGTGGTCGACAGCCTCATCCTGCTCCTGGTCGCCGCACCCTTCATGGTGCTCGGGCCGGGCATCGTGCAGCACCTCAGCCCCAACGGGTGGGCCCTGCTGATGGTCTCCTTCGCCCTGGGCGAGCTGCTCGGCAGCCTCGCTTGCGGCCGTCTGCGGCTGCGCCGCCCGATCCTGACCGCCGCACTCGGACTGCTGGCGATGGGCCTGCCGCCCCTGCTGCTCGCCGCGGGCGCCGGGGTCCCGGCCCTGTGCGCCGCGCAGTTCCTCGCGGGCGCGGGCATCGCCGCCTACGGCGTGCTCGTCAACACCGCCATCCAGCAGACCGTCCCCGCCGACCGGCTCTCGCGGGTCGGGGCGATCTCCTCGATCGGCTCCTTCGCCTTCCTGCCGCTCGGATACGTGCTGGCCCCGCTGCTCGCAGGCGTCGTCGGCCCCGAGCCGCTGCTGTGGATCGCCGCCGTCTGGACGCTCGCCTCCGTCGGCGCACTGGTTTCGGACCGTGCCCTGCGTGAATTCGGTCCTCGTTCCCCGGCCGAAACCGTGCGGTCGGGGAACGAAGAGCGAGAATCCGGAGAAGAATCCTGA
- a CDS encoding DUF11 domain-containing protein yields MRRVSQNRPGGSYGRALTAFCAVAACWCLPLTPSAAAEPAPSTPAAPAPAAATPAAATPAAATPVPVPSGSDPAVRTPVRPPVDAQAPESADLAVSGVLRPAVSGAPEQREHSASVVRETFDYIVSVTNRGPSTARQVRVTDRLPASLEFVSSRDGCTASGRTVVCGPLSTLPVGLSHAWVITVRLAADYRGDGEDIVNEAIVDAATPDPDSQNNSTSLAGLKIPPNTRTADLSLRKTAVLAKGRKHVRPGEKFTYLISVHNQGPATARQITVTDRLPSTLTLLSSPDDCVIAPGEDRLVVCPPRERLAAGETAEFRITVRAATEDRAAHPPASKCTPIDNIAHVTSASSDPDLSDNSNAPDTTGPDGGRLCLLPAGGEEHHGGNGDDDGDDGGDGDDGDDGHGDHHGDHGREDQHGREDHRGDQHGDHHGGRGDLADSGAKVPGWLLWASASLVAGGAALRTAARVRARSRA; encoded by the coding sequence ATGCGACGTGTCTCCCAGAACCGGCCAGGCGGGTCGTACGGGCGGGCCCTCACCGCGTTCTGCGCGGTGGCGGCCTGCTGGTGCCTGCCCCTGACGCCTTCGGCCGCGGCGGAACCCGCCCCGTCGACGCCCGCCGCGCCGGCCCCGGCCGCGGCGACTCCGGCCGCGGCGACTCCGGCCGCGGCGACTCCGGTACCGGTACCGAGCGGCTCGGACCCGGCGGTGCGTACGCCCGTACGTCCCCCCGTGGACGCGCAGGCGCCGGAGAGCGCCGATCTCGCGGTGTCGGGCGTGCTGCGGCCCGCCGTCTCCGGTGCCCCGGAGCAGCGGGAGCACTCCGCCTCCGTGGTGCGCGAAACGTTCGACTACATCGTGTCGGTCACCAACCGCGGGCCGTCCACCGCCCGGCAGGTCCGCGTCACCGACCGGCTGCCCGCTTCGCTGGAGTTCGTGTCCTCCCGCGACGGCTGCACCGCGAGCGGCAGGACGGTGGTGTGCGGGCCGTTGTCCACACTGCCGGTGGGCCTGTCCCACGCGTGGGTGATCACGGTGCGGCTGGCGGCCGACTACCGCGGGGACGGCGAGGACATCGTCAACGAGGCGATCGTCGACGCGGCGACGCCGGACCCCGATTCCCAGAACAACTCGACCTCCCTGGCGGGCCTGAAGATTCCGCCCAACACGCGCACGGCCGACCTCTCGCTCCGCAAGACGGCGGTGCTCGCGAAGGGGCGCAAGCACGTCAGGCCGGGTGAGAAGTTCACGTACCTGATCTCGGTGCACAACCAGGGCCCCGCGACGGCGCGGCAGATCACGGTCACCGACAGGCTGCCGTCCACGCTGACCCTGCTCTCCTCGCCCGACGACTGCGTGATCGCGCCGGGCGAGGACCGGCTGGTGGTGTGTCCGCCGCGCGAGCGGCTGGCCGCCGGGGAGACGGCGGAGTTCCGGATCACGGTGCGCGCCGCCACCGAGGACCGGGCCGCGCATCCCCCGGCGAGCAAGTGCACGCCCATCGACAACATCGCCCACGTCACGAGCGCGAGTTCCGATCCCGACCTGTCGGACAACTCCAACGCACCGGATACGACGGGTCCGGACGGCGGACGGCTGTGCCTGCTCCCCGCCGGGGGCGAGGAGCACCACGGCGGGAACGGAGACGACGACGGTGACGACGGTGGTGACGGCGACGACGGCGACGACGGTCACGGCGACCACCACGGCGACCACGGCCGCGAGGACCAGCACGGTCGTGAGGACCACCGCGGCGACCAGCACGGCGACCACCACGGCGGCCGCGGGGACCTGGCCGACTCCGGTGCCAAGGTCCCGGGGTGGCTGCTGTGGGCCTCGGCCTCGCTGGTGGCCGGTGGGGCGGCGCTGCGCACGGCCGCCCGCGTACGCGCACGGTCGCGGGCATGA
- a CDS encoding phosphotransferase family protein: MTHHPTHIDDTPLDATPLDTAVDTDAVARSVVAAHGLVPHGPAGEGVDFVVHRVGRPGLADAVLRIPRHRLYRSPYGDVDSADLIRQEHAIAAHLGPLGLPVATPLQRIQQPDGLLVSLAAHVEHDDDPLDGRDVGRFLAALHAITPPEIPLAYQSPGNFTAFFVQRLGDRHANLLRAAPSLPPLPAPDRIAATLEAVRTPHRLLHLDVRRQNLLSRRGRLAAVVDWSNALIGPPLMELARVAEYALLPDNGIDANAILAGYAEPGAAPPHGGASDGAVPDLDSPAALLYRLDTAVMLALVFHSVAPDARRAQVLTARAEHLLGLLHDREERRH; the protein is encoded by the coding sequence ATGACGCACCACCCGACCCACATCGACGACACCCCACTCGACGCCACCCCCCTCGACACGGCCGTCGACACCGATGCCGTGGCCCGCTCCGTCGTGGCCGCGCACGGGCTGGTACCGCACGGACCGGCCGGTGAAGGCGTGGACTTCGTGGTCCACCGCGTCGGCCGCCCGGGACTCGCCGACGCGGTGCTGCGCATCCCCCGCCACCGGCTGTACCGCTCCCCGTACGGCGACGTCGACAGCGCGGACCTGATCCGCCAGGAGCACGCGATAGCCGCCCACCTCGGCCCGCTCGGGCTGCCCGTGGCGACGCCGCTCCAGCGCATCCAGCAGCCGGATGGCCTCCTCGTCTCCCTCGCCGCGCACGTCGAACACGACGACGACCCCCTCGACGGCCGCGACGTGGGCCGCTTCCTCGCCGCGCTGCACGCCATCACGCCCCCGGAGATACCGCTCGCCTACCAGTCACCGGGCAATTTCACCGCCTTCTTCGTCCAACGGCTCGGCGACCGCCACGCCAACCTGCTGCGTGCGGCGCCGTCCCTGCCGCCGCTGCCCGCACCCGACCGCATCGCCGCGACCCTGGAAGCCGTGCGCACCCCGCACCGGCTGCTCCACCTCGACGTCCGGCGGCAGAACCTGCTGAGCCGCCGGGGCCGGCTCGCGGCGGTCGTCGACTGGTCCAACGCCCTCATCGGGCCGCCCCTGATGGAACTCGCACGGGTGGCCGAATATGCCCTGCTCCCCGACAACGGGATCGACGCGAACGCCATCCTGGCCGGATACGCGGAGCCGGGCGCCGCGCCACCCCACGGAGGCGCATCCGACGGAGCCGTACCCGACCTGGATTCCCCGGCCGCCCTGCTGTACCGCCTGGACACCGCCGTCATGCTCGCGCTGGTCTTCCACAGCGTGGCCCCGGACGCCCGGCGCGCCCAGGTCCTGACCGCACGCGCGGAGCACTTGCTCGGGCTCCTGCACGACCGAGAGGAGCGGCGGCACTGA
- a CDS encoding serine hydrolase domain-containing protein, producing MRRTRTVMLCIAGVLGATLPAGAFVSPASASPSPSAAAAPSAEACVSSPGPAQGDARKVLAIARQAQREFGLNSVILKVSSGDRDVLTTALGESMTGVPADPSMHFRTGSVAIVYMGDVLLQLVEQGKASLDDPVARWLPDLPHGSEITLRMLADSTSGLHDYVTDPTFLKELEAAPFRAWTPAQVTGLVTGKPLLYEPGTNWSYSHANFALLGAALEKISGLPLDRLLSERVMKPLGLTETTNQSTPQIPEPVQHAFTSERGTYEESTFWNPSWTTAPGAVLVQNICDLDRSARGIGTGKLLSAQSFKTQLDPGTIGLGHATSTCPATVCQLTNTAAHHFGLGLIVVNGWILTNPSFSGYAAIQAYLPAQKLAISVSVTQGPKSPQGNSAQTIAERISDALAPGHPLKMR from the coding sequence ATGAGGCGTACTCGTACGGTCATGCTGTGCATCGCCGGCGTGCTGGGCGCAACCCTCCCAGCCGGTGCGTTCGTCAGTCCGGCGTCGGCGTCGCCATCGCCATCGGCGGCGGCCGCTCCTTCAGCTGAAGCCTGCGTCAGCTCGCCCGGCCCCGCCCAGGGCGATGCCCGGAAGGTCCTCGCCATCGCCCGGCAGGCGCAGCGGGAGTTCGGCCTGAACTCGGTGATCCTGAAGGTCTCCTCCGGTGACCGGGACGTGCTCACCACGGCCCTCGGGGAATCGATGACCGGCGTCCCGGCCGATCCGTCGATGCACTTCCGGACGGGTTCCGTGGCCATCGTCTACATGGGCGACGTACTGCTGCAGCTCGTCGAGCAGGGCAAGGCCTCGCTCGACGACCCGGTGGCCCGCTGGCTGCCGGACCTGCCGCACGGCTCGGAGATAACCCTGCGGATGCTCGCCGATTCCACCTCCGGCCTGCACGACTACGTCACGGACCCCACCTTCCTCAAGGAACTCGAAGCCGCACCCTTCCGCGCGTGGACTCCGGCCCAGGTCACGGGCCTCGTAACGGGCAAACCGCTGCTGTACGAGCCGGGGACCAACTGGAGCTACTCGCACGCCAACTTCGCACTCCTCGGCGCCGCGTTGGAGAAGATCAGCGGACTCCCGCTGGACCGGCTGCTGTCGGAGCGCGTGATGAAACCGCTCGGGCTGACCGAGACCACCAACCAGAGCACCCCGCAGATCCCGGAACCCGTCCAGCACGCCTTCACCTCCGAACGCGGCACCTACGAGGAATCCACCTTCTGGAACCCGTCGTGGACCACCGCTCCCGGCGCCGTCCTCGTCCAGAACATCTGCGACCTCGACCGGTCCGCGCGGGGCATCGGGACCGGGAAGCTGCTGTCCGCGCAGTCCTTCAAGACCCAGCTCGACCCGGGCACCATCGGCCTCGGCCACGCGACGTCCACCTGCCCGGCCACCGTCTGCCAGCTGACCAACACGGCGGCCCACCACTTCGGGCTGGGACTGATCGTCGTCAACGGCTGGATCCTGACGAACCCGTCCTTCTCCGGCTACGCGGCCATCCAGGCCTATCTCCCGGCGCAGAAGCTGGCGATCTCCGTCAGCGTGACGCAGGGCCCCAAGAGCCCCCAGGGCAACTCGGCCCAGACCATCGCCGAACGCATCTCCGACGCGCTCGCCCCCGGACACCCGCTCAAGATGCGCTGA
- a CDS encoding DUF3592 domain-containing protein codes for MEREWLFSLIPLTIGALFLCFGVYGLRRAGALRRDGVTARAWIVRHDARRDDEGATFHYPVAAWTTPDGRACEYASRFGRGSVGSRARVGSSVLVRYDPEDPRRFAIQGWDTPAVDRLFTVLGALLTSGTLTALLVRLLTP; via the coding sequence ATGGAACGTGAATGGCTCTTCTCGCTCATCCCGCTGACGATCGGCGCGCTCTTCCTCTGCTTCGGCGTGTACGGACTCCGCCGCGCCGGCGCGTTGCGGCGCGACGGAGTCACCGCCCGGGCCTGGATCGTCCGTCACGATGCCCGGCGGGACGACGAGGGGGCCACGTTCCATTACCCGGTCGCGGCCTGGACGACCCCGGACGGGCGGGCGTGCGAGTACGCGTCCCGCTTCGGGCGGGGTTCCGTCGGATCCCGTGCCCGCGTGGGGTCCTCCGTCCTGGTGCGCTACGACCCGGAGGACCCCCGGCGGTTCGCGATCCAGGGCTGGGACACCCCCGCCGTCGACCGGCTGTTCACCGTCCTGGGCGCCCTGCTCACGTCCGGCACCCTGACCGCACTGCTCGTCCGGCTACTGACCCCCTGA
- a CDS encoding TetR/AcrR family transcriptional regulator: protein MKLTTERIIDAGMAVFAESGYHGLSMRKVAQRLDAQAGSLYYHVPGKDALVQLMADRVARQAYEAGTAALAALEPGAPWQERVEAQLVALRRTIRRHPGGAVMLADSPKVLSTGALALMERLLETLHEAGVPAVDGGIGADALLGHVTGFVLQEQSAPPAVAIGPEEAAALHERFPMTVAAASAVGEDEKYVRSVRLLCAGLGTLLTPP from the coding sequence ATGAAGCTGACGACGGAACGGATCATCGACGCGGGAATGGCGGTCTTCGCCGAATCGGGCTACCACGGCCTGTCCATGCGCAAGGTGGCACAGCGGCTCGACGCCCAGGCCGGGAGCCTCTACTACCACGTGCCCGGCAAGGACGCCCTGGTCCAGCTGATGGCGGACCGGGTCGCCCGGCAGGCGTACGAGGCGGGCACCGCGGCCCTCGCCGCGCTGGAACCCGGGGCCCCCTGGCAGGAACGCGTCGAGGCCCAGCTCGTCGCCCTGCGCCGGACCATCCGGCGCCACCCCGGCGGGGCGGTGATGCTCGCCGACAGCCCCAAGGTGCTCAGCACCGGGGCGCTGGCCCTGATGGAGCGGCTGCTGGAAACCCTGCACGAGGCGGGCGTGCCCGCGGTGGACGGCGGCATCGGCGCGGACGCCCTGCTCGGCCACGTCACCGGATTCGTCCTGCAGGAGCAGAGCGCGCCACCCGCCGTGGCCATCGGCCCCGAGGAGGCCGCCGCGCTGCACGAGCGGTTCCCGATGACCGTCGCCGCCGCCTCGGCCGTCGGCGAGGACGAGAAGTACGTCCGCAGCGTGCGGCTCCTGTGCGCGGGCCTCGGAACCCTCCTCACCCCGCCGTGA